The DNA sequence GTCGACTATGCACTAAGGAAATGGTACATCAGGTACCAATAGACTTGGGTGGATATATATTTCCAACATCCATGATAGTGTTAAAAGATCCAagtatagatgtgatcttgggtatgaactggatgaaccaGAGAGGTGCAGTCATAGACACCTTAAATAGAACCATCAAGGTTGACTTACCTAATAGCAAGTCTCAACTTCTTATCCATCTTCCCTACCCTTAAGAGAGCAATTGAGCGAGTATGTGCTACCTCTGCCAAGGAAATCAAGGACACtccagtggtctgtgagtttcctgatgtgtttccagaagatttacctggtctgccacctgaccgtgatgtggagtttgaaatagagctcaagccagggacagcaccaatatccagaagagcttatagaatgccaccaaaagagTTAGCAGAATTCAAAACTCAGTTGCAAGATTTGATGGATAAAGGTTTCATTCGACccagttcatcaccatggggttgttcggcaatctttgtgaagaagaaggacaatACCTTGAGGCTATGTGTTGATTATCGTCCCTTGAATGAagtaacaatcaagaataagtatcctttgccccgtattgatcttctctttgatcaacttACTGGTGCTAAGGTGTTCTCGAAGATAgacttgagatctgggtatcatcaaatcaagatcaaaCCAGAAGATGTTCCGAAAACAGCATTCACTACCAGATATGGCCTATATGAatatctagtcatgtcctttggtctgaccaaTGCACTAGCacatttcatgtacttgatgaattcagtgttcatgccagagctagataagttcgtggttgtgttcattgatgacattctcaTCTATTCCAAAACCAAAGAAGAACATCTCAGGATAGTGTTGACTCGCCTGAGagaacatcagttatatgctaagtttagcaagtgtgagttctggataGATGAAGTTCAATTTTTGGGTCATGTCGTGTCAGCTGAAGGTGTTGCAGCAGATCCAAGCAAAGTTCAGGAAGTTGTTGACTGGAAGTCACCAGCTTCAGTACATCAAGTTCGAAAGTTTCTTAGGATTAGCGGGGTATTATTGCAGATTTATCCCTGACTTCTCTAAGATCTCTAAACCAATGACAACACTGCTAAAGAATGATATtaagtttgtgtggtcatcTGAATGTGAAGAAGCTTTTGAGACTCTAAAAAAGTTGTTGACCACTGCACCAgtgctagctcaacctgatattgaaaaatactttcatgtatattgtgatgcttcaggTAAAGGAATTGGGTGTGTActgatgcaagaaggcagagtcATTGCATATGCTTCACGACAACTTAAGCGTAATGAAGAGCATTATCCAACACTTGATCTAGAGTTGGCAGCTATAGTCCATGCTCTGAAGATCTGGcgacattatctgttgggtaatacttgtcacatatacactgatcataagagcttgaaaTATATCTTCACTTAGTCAGAGTTGAATATGCGtcagagaagatggttagaactgataaaagattatgataTTGAAGTACACTATCACCCAGGTAAAGCCAATGTAGTGGCAGATGCACTCAGTCGAAAGAGTCATTGCAATTGTGTGGAAGTCAAGCCTATAGATCTTACCTTGTGCCATGAGTTTGAAAAGTTAAGCCTTGAAATGATTCCACAAGGAAGTCTTGCAAATATGACAGTTCAATCATCTATCAAAGATCAGATCATTGCAGCTCAGAATAAAAATAAGGGTATGATCTTTTTGAGAGAAAAGATTCAGTCTGAGCAGAATTCCAagttcagaatagatgaagccggagtgatttggttcaaggatcattTAGTAGTTCCAAAAGATCCTGAACTCAGAAAGCAAATTCTTGATGAAGCTCATGCAACAAGATTTTCAATACATCCAGGcagtaataagatgtatcatgatctaaaacaaagattctggtggactaagatgaagcttgaaattgctagttatgtggctagatgTGACACTTGTCAAAAAGTGAAAGCAGCTCATCTTAGGTCTGCTGGAGAATTGTAACCATTGCCAATTCCATCTTGGAAGTGGGATGACATtagtatggacttcatagtgggtctACCCAGAACATCGAAAGGGTTTGATTCCATATGGGTCATTGTTGATCATCTGACCAAATCAGCCCATTTCATTCCTGTAAGAAAGAAGTATCGAGCTTCTGTCTATGCTAAGATATACTTTCACAGAATTGTGAGTTCACATGGTGTTCCAAAGACTATCGTATCTGATAGAGGGACACAATTTGTCAATGTTTTCTGGAGGCACTTACATAAGTCCTTGGGTACCACACTTCTGcatagtacagcttatcatCCATAGACTGGGggtcagactgaaagagtcaattagatcttagaagatatgttaagaTCTTGTGTGCTCAGTTATTCAGAGAAGTGGGATGAATGTTTGTctttagcagaattctcttacaataatagttatcaagaaagcattaagatggcaccatttgaagctttgtatggcagAAGGTGTAGAACACCTTTGAATTGGTCTGAACCTGGAGAACGTAGTTTCTTCAGGGTTGACTTAGTCAAAGAAGTTGAAGAGAAAGTCAGGCTCATCCGAGAGAACATGAAGATAGCACAATCtaggcaaaagagttatgctgataagagacgtCGATCCCTTACCTTTGAGGTTGGTGAGTATGTATACctcaaagtgtcacctatgaaaggagtcactcgatttggagtaaaaggaaagttggcaccttgatataTAGGTCCATATCAAATCCTTGAAAGATGTGGAAAGGTGGCATATCGTCTTGATTTACCACCACAGTTATCATCAGTtcacaatgtgttccatgtctctCAGTTGAAGAAATGTCTTCAAGTGCCTGATCATGTCATTCATGTTGAAGAAATTGAGTTAGAGCCTGATCTGACATATTCAGAGTATCCTATCAAGGTTCTGGATCAAAAAGATCGAGTCACTCATAAAAGAACTGTCAAATTCTACAAAGTGCAATGGAATCAACATACCGAAGATGAAGCCACATGGGAGTCAGAAGAGTTTCTCTTAGGAAGTTTTCCTGAGTTTCATACTTCTGTCTTATCCATGTAATCTATAGTATGATGACCTATCTCCTACTTTTTGTAAAAGTTGGTAATGGAAGTGCTTGacgaatttccttttccattagttAGCCTACAAgttaaatctcgggacgagatttctttaagggggaaagagctgtaacactctggcgtccctggcagagtggtagcccaggGAGTGCGGTgccgatcggagccgcgattcctgagttgtaccaaaggtgacccgttggctctccgacgggggatgcttgggtgagtgctaggaatacccctccagctggataggaattcgattcgaatcgccgtctctcccggtcagtgagaacttgacagagcagcggcaaacgtagcattcactaatgaacttggttcatgataatgatgatagcaaggaagaacatatgatgaacatgatatggttattattgcttgtaataatcaagtgaagtgctttagtacaggtgcaaatctagtggtaggctgataatGAATAAAAATGATGCTTCCACAATAAGTTAGTTTTAatgcaagcttttggcaaatgttgagtcaactagCCCTAATTGATATTGGccctgcatgatccttggtgtcttttatgttttactagacgggtaagtctagctgagtacattctcgtactcagggtttattcccacctgttgcagatgacatcttttatgacggcttctgcaagacctgtctccatcccgctggggatgaggactaaccgttgggcacggttctctaacaaactcatacctgttgcttttggaaggatggtgtagactctggcaataacaaaaacttgtgaactgaactttgaacaagtgtgtgtaattattttgctttcgCTACATCCAACATGTGTTGTattaacttaatgactccgatgtggtgccgtttcgacggcaatgaatgactatgtaacattcgttgtatttatgttgaactattacgatcttggtttgttgcgagttggtttgaaatccttcgtgatttcagttgactaccgggattatatgggctcaagtttggaaacttgattgcttgtcgatcgtttctacacttgaactcttataatttggtcagttctgtgacacaccaattctccatctcctggtcggcccgcgccttgacgccgcggatgagctcctcgatgGTCTCGagtgaccccccgtggcgcaagaacaagtcgatgagggaggggaaccgcccgtcgtcgtccactgtCCTCCAGGTCCCGGTTTTGCTGCCTCCACCACCGCCTGATGTtccagcctcgtcctcctcggcgggaatatggtcctcccacgaccgacgctcAAGGAGGAATCCCGGGGCGATTcagtccatgccgtagatcgtcctcctgatctcagaCTCTGGGTCGACGGGGGtatgcatcatgcaggcgagcgccaccacgccgtccgcccgccccgactctaCTGGGATCGAGGCGGGCGACCCTGGacagagccacgccggggtcggaggaccGAAAACTGGCAGACCCTCCTCCTGGTTCTCGGGCTCTTGCTGCGCCGGTGGTACTggttggggcggactgtgaggaggaggctcgagtGGTTCCTCCAGCTGCTGGCCCCtctgctgttgctgctcctgGGGCTCCTGCGGCTCCTGGTGAcggtcctgctccagcagctcctctATCCGGGGACCTGCTGACGGCTGCCCCACTTCTCCTCCCTTCGGCTGCAGCTGTTGTTCCTCCTGCGGCTGTTGCCGCGCCTCCTGCTCGCGCTCTCTTTCCTCTTTCCTCCTCTGCTCTTCGACagagtggagcccgatgggccaaggcgtccgcCTCGCGGTGGGAAAGGCCTCAACCTCCTCGTCCATGGGGCGGGCATCCCTCGAAGACCCATCGCCGCTTGACCCGtcacttatagtgataggatcGGCCTCAACCCCTGAACGggcaggctcgggggctccctcctgcccttGCGGGTGAGGCGCCCCGACCCACTTTGGCAACGATGGGGCAGACTCACCCGCCAGGGGACGGGGCTGGGCGCTCTCAGCACCGGTcggcggtcgagggtcggaggagcctgtaatACACACATAAGCAAAGGTCAGTCGTCACCAGAATGACATAACTCCCATAACAATGGGAATAAGCCACTAACCTAAATCTCTAGAGGCCGCGCCCACTTTAAGccttttcgccattgaaggctgggcctgctcaagcgtccgcttcaacctgaggaaagaGAAATGGGCATAAGGGAGATCGTTATATGAGAAAACGCAAAGAAATAGGAAGATGAGAGACACAGCGTCGAAgaccttaccccacagggagaacggcccgCCAGCCAGTGCCTCGACCGACAGGTCTTGAACCGCCCCGCGtcgaggctccaggcccctcacgaGCAGGTGCAGGCCTTAGTTCAGCATCTCCCGCCTGGCGAgcgcggccacgggtcaacagccccgtcgcctggggcttagcccggCCACCCGCCTTTGATGTagggggaggttgggggtgCGGGATGTCCCGACTTGGCGCAGGCGTAGGAGGGGTGTCAGCCCGAGAtcggtgagatccgcctggcccCTCTTTTGGCGCTCCCGACTGCGGGGCGTTGACGTCGCCtcaaggcggaccctcgaggatccggtcgaggcgagacgccatcccctcagaatcaacgctgtcgtcgtcgctgtcgtcctcactggctgattcttcttcaggctcccccctttgcctGGACTTGGCTCGACGCACCTCTAACgattggcggtcgagattcttcttcttcttctctttcttttctgagTCCTTTGCAGACTTCTGCTTTTCTGTGGATTGACGCCTCTTGTCACGGTCGACcctgtcctcctttactggaggcctcgaggaccgaacgTCGATCGGCCCCTGCGAGAGCAAGGACAGGCTTAAAAAGGGAATCGAAGGAAATCCAGAATCAAAGCCACACGCAAGGGAAGAACTTACTAGGTTGATTGAGCccacatcaggcctcatggggaagccgttgacgtgctccgaCTGGAAGTCGCTGGCGacagccgccctgacccgggccgtgacctcgtcgtccgccggagcctcgttggacatccggcacgcctcgaggttccgggacgaaacgccgggacccatctcatccatcctcagcggccgagacatcaatgggagaatcctccgatgatggacggccgagaggacgagagcggcggatagACCCTCCACACGTAgtttcttcaaggcgtcgaggagggggttgaGCCGCGACTGATGAACTTGGACGACGCCATACGTCCAGTTCTTCGGGTGCTCCATGATCAGGCGGCCGTTGTAGGCAGGAAGGAGATCATCatcgttcctcaggtagaaccactaggagttgtaacatccctgatgttacggttactaaaaacggatcatgtcatcataagcattgcaaagcataattgttaaagcacattagtatgcatcaacttaaaataagtttactttgattgcttgagcttagggaagtagagtgtgcttctgtgatgtgttgttgcttgtgtggttgctaaaaccctagggtggaagttttccgaaaagctaaggggggaaaaaaccctgatttctggatcctagattttgcccctttttgtttaattcaaaaactaagcaaaatttgaggttgagtttaaaagcaaagttgtagatcttggcaagatgtacaactttggtgttttgagtttttgaagtttcaatacaaaattcaaagtaattttgaaaatacaggtttccagaaagtgtccccttttccaacttaaacctccaattcaaaatccatttggaattttgaaaagtggtcaacatgaaagttgtagaacacaaaaagttgagcaactttcatgttgggagtttttcaagttgttatgcaaaatcaaaagtaattttggaaattctgttttgccccaattcaaaaatttggaatttctttgatttgagtttgattttcaaactgtttggccaaattcaccctgttacactcaaaatcagctctggtcaccaaaacatgttttgtagcttataaaatttggaacaacttttgttttgacacaaatttgactccagttcaaatttcggttgaatttcgcaaaatccagaaaagaggggataagggttgctacagtgacccgatagggatcaccggctccctgtccaacgcggccgccgtgcgcgCAGCACCGCGAGCGCCCGTGCGGGCACGCAGCTGCCTGCTTGCCTGCGTCGCCAGGCAACGTGGACGCCCTTggctcatctccttctcccctttgagcaccagcgtgggcGCCGCCGCGCGTTTCCTCTGTTCTGAGCCAGAGAACCCGACGAGCTTCTCTTTTCAATTCACCGCAACCAATCCTTCCCGAGCCAAATTGACCGGTCCATAGCatccgccacctccttgcgaaccCAGTGCACCTCCGAGCTCACTCCCTAGTCCACTCAATCGCCGGAACACCccccctcttctccaactccggccagggTCACCGCCGAGGAATCCTTCACGTGGACACGCTGCTCCAGTCGGTACCACGCCTTGAAGGCGGTCGTTTCGAGCTCTTCTTGTTTCCCCGGTGCTCATGCGCTCGTTTTCCCTCCTTGGACGTGAACAGGGCCACCGAGACGACCTCACCGGAGCCGGGGCGCCGCCCGActgcacggccaccgtcgccaagcttctCTGTTGTGTCTTCCGCCGTGGTGGTGTGAGCACCATGATCCCCATTCCTTCCTGGCCCTCCCGAACCTGTTGGTTTGTGCTCTACCAAGCCCCGAGGACCGGTCTACGGCCGGCCAGGGTGGCCGCCCGCCATTCGCGTGGCCGAGGAAGGAAGAGAACGGTAGAGTGTCCTCGAGTTGTACCTATGGGGTCGCAAGGTCGAAGCGCAACTGATGCGCACCCTGGTGTGGGGCTTGAACCTCGCCAGCGGCGACCGAGAGCGCGGCAAGGCCGCCGGGTGCGAGGGAGATggaactgacgagcggggcccgctcgtcagtgtccaCGTGAGAGGAGGGGCGGCGCGCACAGCGCGGGTGTGGGCCGAGCCTGTGGGCCGCCTGCGCAGCGCGGTTGTGGGCCGCGGCGCGCGCAGTCCGCGCGGGAGGTTGCTCCCAGGCCGATTTGGGCCGTGCCCCCGTGGGCCGCCTGCGCAGCAgtgttgcttttctttttcctttttgattaaaattgcttgatgtttgaaattatgtgattaattgtgtgctaatccaaaaatcgtggaaatttttgtgtaggctCTCTGAGGtaagtagaacccaagaaaaatattaagttctgttttctggtagtttacatgtctgtaaaaatttgcccttttaattagcaaataaaacttgtatgaattttaataatttaattgtatgtccaaaaatcaccaaaaattatggggagcctctgaatattattccctggctccacccaaaatttggtggcatttggataaggtTTGGTTAAAaagttaataaacccttatttagtatttAATTAATCATTCCAAAATAAGTAAATAGTGATTAACTAAATCTTCATAATTagagttgagtgattttgggattgtgtgatgacctgaggtcattaaccctaatgacctttggcatttaattattgtttagccttaatgcttaattactgtcattagtaattaattaagaattaattaaggtaaataggtttaataattacttaatgtaagataattatgaattaagtaaagtcttagtttacagatgaaacctcttgggtaaaaatattaagttattaaacaactttatttagtaaCAATTCTGTATTACATTAAAAAGGCAAAttgtacttaattcggtccatcttgcataattgccatacgcatatcataagcattcatcattttgcgtatagtgtccgtgaccgaaggagcgcccgttgaaccgaaccccgaggtcggtgctccgttcgaggaagtcggatccgagacttgggaagtctccgagggtccctctctgccctgcaaccaaggcaagccccggatgcattaacccctccttggatgttttaaatcttttatcacttatgaattgaaaatgctgcattaagtagatgagaattgggttaacctacttgctgcatttactacc is a window from the Sorghum bicolor cultivar BTx623 chromosome 5, Sorghum_bicolor_NCBIv3, whole genome shotgun sequence genome containing:
- the LOC110435930 gene encoding PH domain-containing protein DDB_G0275795-like — its product is MGIMVLTPPRRKTQQRSLATVAVQSGGAPAPWFYLRNDDDLLPAYNGRLIMEHPKNWTYGVVQVHQSRLNPLLDALKKLRVEGLSAALGPIDVRSSRPPVKEDRVDRDKRRQSTEKQKSAKDSEKKEKKKKNLDRQSLEAQPSMAKRLKVGAASRDLGSSDPRPPTGAESAQPRPLAGESAPSLPKWVGAPHPQGQEGAPEPARSGVEADPITISDGSSGDGSSRDARPMDEEVEAFPTARRTPWPIGLHSVEEQRRKEEREREQEARQQPQEEQQLQPKGGEVGQPSAGPRIEELLEQDRHQEPQEPQEQQQQRGQQLEEPLEPPPHSPPQPVPPAQQEPENQEEDNVARSSEHGL